The Mesomycoplasma flocculare ATCC 27399 genome includes a window with the following:
- a CDS encoding DNA methyltransferase: MANEKEDIKASKFIYRDKFSRNGWLNLMNERLRLAKDLLKDDGIIFVSIDDAEQAYLKVLMDEIFGEENFVANLVWMNAWGSKQDAKYFSQNHEYILVYAKNIKKLKIKKINIAENSDQWKWNDKIQKWEKKLAILQKGSNEETIFDRKKMAYIIWWNEKLNLFKTDNNIDFNLITEDLTTDTIIYDYSTSERQLLISQGYVPIIPKTVRKNKYGRWTVSEQTFLEKVKNNEVKVQKIKDSYQIFRYDVQDKIPNSKEQNPRSVIFNSTLNKLLENKDNNKQIQRVSTSDGSSMLRSIFNFDSFFDFPKPVNLIKYIIDLFPSKNTRVLDFFAGSGTTGQAVLELNKEDGGNRSFVLVTNNENNIGQNVTYERLYRINKGQGTKGQKDFEWIKKNEAFDTNLNVFWSKTYNTSLLNNDITNQELKDKFKKLLKEFGIHKNKSKVKDSVLKTLSSLRPYKEEN; encoded by the coding sequence ATTGCTAATGAAAAAGAAGATATAAAAGCAAGTAAATTTATCTATCGTGATAAATTTTCGCGTAATGGTTGACTAAATTTAATGAATGAACGACTAAGGCTAGCAAAGGATCTTCTAAAAGATGATGGAATAATTTTTGTTTCAATTGATGATGCCGAACAAGCGTATTTAAAAGTTTTAATGGATGAAATTTTCGGGGAAGAAAATTTTGTTGCTAATTTAGTTTGAATGAATGCTTGAGGTAGTAAACAAGATGCAAAATACTTTTCACAAAATCATGAATATATTTTAGTTTATGCAAAAAATATTAAAAAACTGAAGATTAAAAAAATAAACATTGCAGAAAATTCAGATCAGTGAAAATGAAATGACAAAATTCAAAAATGAGAGAAAAAATTAGCAATCCTTCAAAAAGGAAGTAATGAAGAAACAATTTTTGATCGAAAGAAAATGGCATACATTATTTGATGAAATGAAAAATTAAATTTATTCAAAACAGATAATAATATTGACTTTAATTTAATTACTGAAGACTTAACAACTGATACAATAATTTATGATTATTCTACAAGTGAACGACAATTATTAATTTCACAAGGCTATGTTCCTATAATTCCAAAAACAGTTAGAAAAAATAAATATGGTAGATGAACAGTTTCTGAACAAACTTTTTTAGAAAAAGTTAAAAATAATGAGGTTAAAGTTCAGAAAATTAAAGATTCATATCAAATTTTTAGATATGATGTTCAAGATAAAATACCAAATTCAAAAGAACAAAATCCTAGAAGTGTAATTTTTAATTCTACATTAAATAAATTACTAGAAAACAAAGACAATAATAAACAAATACAAAGGGTTTCTACAAGTGATGGAAGTTCGATGCTTCGATCTATTTTTAATTTTGACTCTTTCTTTGATTTTCCAAAACCAGTTAATCTTATCAAATACATAATTGACTTATTTCCTTCTAAAAACACAAGAGTCCTCGATTTCTTTGCTGGTTCAGGCACAACCGGACAAGCAGTGTTAGAACTGAATAAAGAAGATGGCGGAAATCGTTCTTTTGTCTTAGTAACTAATAATGAAAATAATATTGGTCAAAACGTGACATATGAAAGACTTTATAGAATTAATAAAGGACAAGGCACAAAAGGTCAAAAAGACTTTGAATGAATCAAGAAAAATGAAGCCTTTGATACAAATTTAAATGTATTTTGATCTAAAACTTACAATACCTCTTTGTTAAATAACGATATAACAAATCAAGAATTAAAAGATAAATTTAAAAAACTATTAAAAGAATTTGGAATCCATAAAAATAAATCAAAAGTTAAAGATTCTGTATTAAAAACTCTTTCTTCTTTAAGACCATATAAAGAAGAAAATTAA